From a region of the Paenibacillus lutimineralis genome:
- a CDS encoding AraC family transcriptional regulator, with the protein MDSSYIPADYQVDDETNRFLDDFPVHCFFRDGMIGQNKMHAHRGYEFYICMEGEGQLLIADRMYPLLPGTVAIIKPYVLHRPSVVGTKPLHRVVLALDERYVQTLSQASDMRRCIDMLLAEPQLQPFWQLSDSKMAKLQTILQQLALEVTEHPDFYETAMHALLAELFVMLAREQHSDPGTDDYEQSAFHLAERLLSYLSAHYAEPIEVSRLHEQFNVSRSHMYEHFKQATGHSLNRYLTIYRINQAKRLLMDTPLSVTEIASAVGFGDLSHFFHTFKAETGVTPNAFRKQNRNE; encoded by the coding sequence GTTATATCCCTGCCGATTATCAAGTAGATGACGAGACGAATCGCTTTCTGGATGATTTTCCGGTCCATTGTTTCTTTCGCGATGGGATGATCGGCCAAAATAAGATGCATGCCCATCGGGGGTATGAGTTCTATATCTGTATGGAAGGAGAAGGGCAACTGCTAATCGCAGACCGCATGTATCCGCTACTTCCGGGTACAGTTGCCATTATCAAGCCATATGTACTGCACCGCCCTTCGGTCGTCGGCACAAAGCCTCTGCACCGGGTCGTGCTTGCACTGGATGAACGCTATGTACAGACCTTATCCCAAGCATCCGATATGAGGCGCTGCATCGACATGCTGCTTGCCGAACCGCAGCTGCAGCCCTTCTGGCAATTATCAGACAGTAAAATGGCTAAGCTTCAGACGATACTCCAACAGCTTGCCTTAGAGGTCACTGAGCATCCGGATTTCTACGAGACGGCGATGCATGCGCTGCTTGCTGAACTGTTTGTTATGCTGGCAAGAGAACAGCATTCCGACCCGGGTACTGACGATTATGAGCAGAGTGCGTTTCATTTAGCAGAGCGTCTTTTAAGCTACTTGTCTGCGCATTATGCCGAGCCGATCGAGGTCAGTCGTCTGCATGAACAATTTAATGTCTCCCGTTCACATATGTACGAGCATTTCAAACAAGCAACCGGCCACTCCTTGAACCGTTATCTAACGATTTATCGTATCAATCAGGCTAAAAGACTGCTCATGGATACCCCGCTCTCTGTGACTGAGATTGCTTCCGCCGTTGGTTTTGGCGATCTCTCACATTTCTTCCATACGTTCAAAGCCGAAACGGGTGTAACGCCGAACGCATTTCGCAAGCAAAACCGGAATGAATGA